The DNA region GCCGGATCATCTAAGCTGCTCAGCATGTCGAAATATTTTTCTTCGCCATGCGTATCAACAATAGCTTTCTTTTTTTCTTCTTGTAAAAGGTACATTTTCATCCCCACAGGATCGGCTTCGGGGTGAAATTGAGTTCCGATAATCTCCTCAGAAAAGCGGATAGACATGGTGCACCTTTCGAGGTTGACATGTTTGCGCTCTTTTTCTATGGCTAACAGCTTTGCCCCTTTAGCCTCGAAAGCAGCAAGATCAGGCTCAATTACCTGCCAGTCTCTACTATCTACAGAGAAGAAAGGATTGGTAATTCCATCGAAGATTTCATCTTTTTCGCCGTCCTCAGTTAAAGTGATAGGGAAAATACCGAACGCATTGGAGCGCCTTTCGGTTACCTTGCCAAGTTTATATTTTCGACACGCCAACTGAAAAGAGTGACAAATTAAGAAAGCATGCTTTTTTTCTTCTTCGTTTGCGGCATTAAATGCTTCGATTTGGTCGAGCAAGTTGTAAAAATCGTTTTCCCATTTTTCGCCCTCACTTTCAATTGGGCTGCCCGGGCCACCGCTCGAAATGTAAGCATCGTACTCCAGGCCGGGTATTTCACCATTTTGCCTTAAATCGAAAATATCGAATGATAGATTAATGTTGTTTTCTTTTTCGAAACGGAATAAAATTTCCTGAATTCCCCGCATACCTTGATTGGGTGAACCGTTATTCATATCAATAACGGCGACCTTTAAA from Pedobacter endophyticus includes:
- a CDS encoding type 1 glutamine amidotransferase translates to MDKRDLKVAVIDMNNGSPNQGMRGIQEILFRFEKENNINLSFDIFDLRQNGEIPGLEYDAYISSGGPGSPIESEGEKWENDFYNLLDQIEAFNAANEEEKKHAFLICHSFQLACRKYKLGKVTERRSNAFGIFPITLTEDGEKDEIFDGITNPFFSVDSRDWQVIEPDLAAFEAKGAKLLAIEKERKHVNLERCTMSIRFSEEIIGTQFHPEADPVGMKMYLLQEEKKKAIVDTHGEEKYFDMLSSLDDPARIVLTQSIILPNFLNKAIGNLQEA